From the genome of Candidatus Methylacidiphilales bacterium, one region includes:
- the rplS gene encoding 50S ribosomal protein L19, protein MMDILKKIEKEQFRPQIPEFSIGDSVKVHTRVIEGDKERIQVFSGLVIARRGSGLNETFTVRRISFGEGIERVFPLHSPRIEKLVVEKRGKVRRAKLYYIRKRKGKEATTVDTLDKSAVEKKAKK, encoded by the coding sequence ATTATGGATATACTTAAGAAAATCGAAAAAGAGCAGTTTCGTCCGCAAATTCCTGAATTTTCAATCGGTGATTCCGTAAAAGTGCATACGAGAGTTATCGAAGGAGATAAAGAGCGGATCCAAGTTTTCTCTGGGTTAGTGATTGCGCGACGAGGTAGTGGACTGAATGAGACGTTTACGGTTCGCCGCATAAGCTTTGGAGAAGGGATAGAGAGAGTGTTTCCGCTTCATTCACCACGAATAGAGAAGCTCGTCGTTGAGAAGCGAGGAAAAGTCAGGCGAGCAAAGCTTTACTACATCCGGAAACGTAAAGGTAAAGAGGCCACAACAGTCGATACTCTCGATAAATCGGCTGTTGAGAAAAAGGCGAAAAAATAA
- the trmD gene encoding tRNA (guanosine(37)-N1)-methyltransferase TrmD produces the protein MRVDVITLFPQIVEGALSESIIARARKEGRLELYLHQLRDYALDRHRTVDDAPYGGGPGMVLRVDVIAQALDAVRAMDNRKAHVVLLSASGWQFQQATAYEWSKLERLILICGHYEGVDQRVADYLVDQEVSIGPYVLTNGALAAAVLIDATVRLLPGVLGNEKSIQEESFSESSFELEGPQYTRPAEYRGWRVPEILLSGHHEKIRAWRKEQAHLKATRLNKP, from the coding sequence ATGCGTGTAGATGTTATCACTCTGTTCCCACAAATTGTAGAGGGAGCCCTCTCAGAGAGCATTATAGCTCGGGCAAGAAAAGAAGGGCGACTAGAGCTGTATCTTCATCAACTAAGAGATTATGCTCTTGATCGTCATAGGACGGTAGATGATGCTCCATATGGCGGAGGCCCAGGGATGGTTTTGCGGGTAGATGTGATCGCACAAGCTCTGGATGCAGTGAGGGCTATGGACAACCGTAAAGCGCACGTCGTGCTGCTTTCGGCTAGCGGGTGGCAGTTTCAACAGGCCACTGCTTATGAATGGTCTAAACTTGAACGTTTGATTTTAATATGCGGGCATTACGAGGGGGTCGATCAACGAGTAGCTGATTATCTCGTGGATCAAGAAGTTTCGATTGGGCCATATGTTTTAACAAATGGTGCATTGGCGGCGGCAGTTCTTATTGATGCCACGGTGCGACTCTTACCTGGTGTTTTAGGGAATGAAAAATCTATTCAGGAGGAGTCCTTCAGCGAGTCCTCGTTTGAGTTAGAAGGGCCTCAATATACTCGGCCGGCAGAATATCGCGGATGGAGAGTCCCAGAAATTCTCCTCAGCGGGCATCATGAGAAAATTCGTGCTTGGCGAAAAGAGCAGGCTCATCTAAAGGCAACTAGGTTAAATAAGCCTTAG